One window from the genome of Hydra vulgaris chromosome 02, alternate assembly HydraT2T_AEP encodes:
- the LOC136076832 gene encoding serine/arginine-rich splicing factor 4-like, whose amino-acid sequence MEPVEIISSDKGKIFPNIPTTFPTCKVIGTAPPPRLQSTPVRPPPSRSNHSQPSLHSRSHSGSNLHSRAHSRSRSRLRSKSRSRSRSRFQSKPRSRSRSGSHSKSNSHSRSHLQSKSPLRLKSCSQSRSQSRSSRSRSNSDSRSSHSNSNVSRLGLVALSPIVCKSTPIKRKDAVHFRRKDFPMDVGDFQYNVIKLLTKQLENHNTIH is encoded by the exons ATGGAACCAGTGGAAATAATTTCTTCTGATAAAG GAAAAATCTTTCCAAATATACCTACAACATTCCCAACATGTAAAGTCATTGGAACTGCCCCACCACCCCGTTTACAATCCACTCCAGTTAGACCACCACCATCAAGATCAAATCACTCACAACCTAGTTTACATTCAAGATCACATTCAGGGTCAAACTTGCATTCACGAGCACATTCACGGTCAAGGTCACGATTACGGTCTAAGTCTCGTTCACGTTCAAGATCACGTTTTCAGTCAAAGCCTCGTTCACGATCAAGATCAGGTTCACACTCGAAGTCTAATTCACATTCAAGGTCACATTTGCAGTCGAAGTCCCCATTACGCTTGAAGTCTTGCTCACAGTCTAGGTCCCAATCACGAAGTTCACGATCTCGATCAAACTCAGACTCAAGATCTTCTCATTCAAATTCAAATGTCTCCAGACTTGGGTTGGTTGCATTATCACCAATTGTCTGTAAGTCTACcccaataaaaagaaaagatgcTGTGCATTTTAGACGGAAAGATTTTCCTATGGACGTTGGAG ACTTTCAATACAATGTGATAAAATTGCTGACAAAGCAGTTAGAAAACCACAATACAATACACTGA